acttgcccatgtgactccaaaactccatcttggagctggattttgcatagaagagaggagggggtcacaacccacaacagaaagtctatttaaacccctggagactcctccattttgtcttcagctggctcaagagatagcctctccaccccaaaaggatacctgaaagaaactggaacaaagaacagtaatcatgggggtgtgagtgattgctggatccagaCTAGGAGGAGGCTAGTTTGTAAAATAAGCtaactggaacatctctgagggtgagagttCATCTGTAATCATTGTCTTACTGTATTAGAtgtagacttgcatgttttattttattttgcttggtaattcactttgttttgtctgttattacttggaaccacttaaatcctaattTTTGTATTTAGTACAATCACagtttacttattaattaacccagagtatgcattaatatctggggggggcaaacagctgtgcatctctctctatcagtgttatagagggcgaacaatttatgagtttaccctgaaTAAGCtctatacagggtaaaacagatttatttagggtttggacccctctgggagctgggcatctgagtgttggagagaggaacacttcttaagctgttttcagttaagtctggagcttttaggggacgtggttcagacctggtgCTGGGTTTCAGACAGGCAACCATGTCtagctcaaaccaggcagggtactaaagtcctaagctggcagggaaaacgggctcagaggtagtcaaagcacatcaggtggcagtcccaaagggggtttctgtgatcgaCCCTGTCACTTTCAGCTTCTACTGCCATTCAGTGATTATTGTCTGACCCACCCTAACTTCCCAcaactttgaaaatttaaatcagtaaaaacggggaggagggaaggggagggaatgcttaaaaataaacatcagtattTCTCATCAcagttatataaaaataaaaattgaattcccCCAAGCCTAAATATGTCACCTTCATTCTGGTCTTCTTAAGTGATTACCCCTACCCCCTCCACCCGACCGCCTCCACCCCACGGCCCCACTCTACTTCACTCAAGACCTGATGCTGTATCCCTTACCAAGGAAAAGTCTCCAAAAGAATTTTAGCTGGGTGAGGACCACAGTTCAAGGCTCTTAAATTTATTCATAGGGATGCAGCAGTACTTACATATTCACTTTCCACGACTTCTTCAAGATAGACAACTTGAACCCAGTGCTGTGCTTCGCAATCAGTCCtgtgaaagaaatgaaaactCTTTAGGAACCGATATTGAAGGAATATCTAGGTGACCTCCTCTGGTGGGGAGAGATGGACAGAAATGTAAAAGGAGATAGCAAAGAATTTTTGCAACATGTTCTCAACAGTGTTCAGAAACAAATGGCAACACTTTCACGTAGGAATTGACATTCTATTGTCATCTGAGCTATTTATAGGGAGTGCATCTTTTTCAGATCATCAGAATCCCTGGAGACACAATCCCTAAAGCTTTGTATATGGAAGCTTAAATAACATAAACAAGGTGGTTTGATTCTACCACTTATACATTGGACAGAAAGTTATTTGAGgcttttgcttctgtttttgCACAGCATCTACTAGAGCGGGGTCCTGGCTCCTAGGGCtaccatcatcatcatcgtcatcTTCATCAAATTTTATGTCAGGCATCACCATAGTCTTCCAATTTCTTCTCCTTAGCGTGTGTGCAGATTTTGACTCTTGGGAAGACAAGGTTGGGAATGCAAGGTTTGGCATGAAGGCAACCTTAGGAGAGAAAGAACTCCGTGAGCAGGAGAGTTTGCTCTGTGCATTGGGCACAAAGTCAGTTCTTGAGGTGGAGTTGCTCCCTGGGAATTGGATATTGCTCTTGGACCAAGAATCCTGGGAGAAGGAATGGCCCTGCATGCTGCTTCCCCACCTCTGTTCCAGAACTGGTGTATGTGCGTAAATAAggcatagaatcctagaatatcagggttggaagggccctcaggaggtcatctagtttaaccccctgctcaaagcaggaccaacactaactaaatcacctcagtcagggctttgtcaagccgggccttaaaaacctctaaggatggagattccaccacctccctaggtaacccattccagtgcttcaccactttcttagtgaaatagtgtttcctaatatccaacctaaacctcccccactgcaacttgagaccactgcttcttgttctgtcaattATCACCACTGAGATCAGCCaaggtccatcctctttggaaccccctttcaggcagaTGAAGACTGCTATCAGTTTGGCTCATTCCCCTCTCTTGGGGCCTGCTGAATTCAGCATCCCAGCACCATTCCAGGCAGTGGAGTCCTGTAggaaatgggggtggagggttcaGTTTGGAACATGCTGGTCCATGCTATCACAGTGCTATTTCTGGTGGAAGTTATACGGCTTCGATGCGATACAATAATGCAAAATCATCTATCTCCACCAAGTTTTCTCTTGTGCTCTTCAGAGGTGTAGCGGTGTGCACTGGCTAGTGGCAGCATTTTGTAATAGTTTCTTCCAGCAGGGGACGACAATgatgtgtctacactggaataaaagcgCTGCAGAATAGCCTCAAAtgacctgggtcagctgactcaggctcccggTGCTTGGCTTGTGGGGCTAaaaactgtggtgtagatgtttgtgctggggctggagcctgggctctgggatcctctCGATGTGTAGACATGCCagaacctgaatgtctacacagaaatTTAACAGCTCCACAACCTAAgctctgcaagcctgagtcagctgagctgggccagccatgggtgttcaGTATAGACGTAGACAGAGGTCCCACTTTGCATCAGCTGTTCTCACCTTCCTGCTTTAATCATCTATTTAACAGTGTTGTGTTGGtttgcctagggttgccaaccctccagcattgtcctgaagtctccaggaattaaagattaatctttaattaaagatcttGTCATTGggtgaaacctccaggaatatgtctaACCCAAATTGGCAATCCTACCTTTGCCCGtaagaggtggctgcatttcagggctcAGTTCCAGAGACCACCAAGTACATTTCTATTTCAAGTTCAGTTTGATGCATTGCTAAAGTGCTTTGTGGTCCTGCGTGCAGAGGTGGCTCTAGCTTTTATGCTGCCCAAGCACGGCAGGcgggctgcctttggcagcttgcctgcaggagatctgCAGGTCTCGTGGTTTTAGCGTacctgccactgacttgctgccaAATCCGTAGggccggcggacctcccacaggcaagccactgaagactgcctgactgccgccctcgcagggaccagcagggtggcCTCCGCGGCTTGCCGACCCAGAcacgcgcttggagcactggtgcctggacctGCCGCTGCCTGTGTGACAGGATCCCAAGACAATATTAATCACACCAGTGAGCTATGACTGTAGTGTTTAGGGTGAAGCAAGTACAGATACGGTCATGTGAATTTCAGAGACAAACATACATGATCTCTGGATTCCAAATAGGCCCagaagagcagggaggggattATCTGCTGTTTTTTAGAGACACAAAGTACAGTAACAACTTGGCAGGGAAATattgagtggtgacagctaaaGGACATTGCATCATCTTTGTTGTTCTACATGAAACATCCTGGGACCACTGTGGAAAGGGAAAGATTCTGCTCCCCTCAGGGAATTATTCATTCCCTTCTTCTCCAGAtgaacagctgcagctcccattgaagtcaatgaggcctCAGCACCAGGGCCCATATGAACAgtggacagatgaccagggaCAATGCCAGGTCCAGGAATGTCTCTTGCCTTGGCCACACTCACAAATGCAGGGCAAACAGCTCAGCTACGTTGTTGGAATAATTAATTCTCTTGATATTAATTACTCTTCCTAGCTGTTCTGAGGATGGTCATTGCCTCTGCCAACAGGGATTTACACTGCTCTGTGCTAACAATGGCAGGAACTGAAGAATTCAATCCCTTGACACCATTTATGACCATCCCTTGACTGCCTCCCCATCTCACTGACTGCCcccccatgagggcaggggactggactcgatgacctctcgaggtcccttccagtcctacagtctatgagtctatgaatctccACCTGCCTCCCAAAGGAAAGTGAAGCACTCAGGGGATAAGTAGTCTCTGCAGGTGGTTGACATGAAAATTTATGACCAGCTCCAGAGACTTACAGACCCAAAGCCTCCTGGGCATTAATTAGATGTTAATCATACTGAGCTGGCTAATGGAgtctggtgtagctccattgaactGAATAGAATCATTTCGACCAAAGAGAAGTGGTGGAAGACATGGATGGTAATACTGAAATAATGAAACTATAATAATACTGTTCTTAGGGAAATATTGCAATGTGAAATTAGAGAAGCACCTCCACCCTCTTTTGCCTCCCCCAGGTGTCCATTATATAGTatagccacccctcccccacccctaaccctctgctgcccctagtgcccatgATACTGTAtggcagccccttccccacccccaccctctgctgccccctagtgcccattatacagtatagccgccccttccccaaccccaccctctgctgcccctagtgcccattatacagtatagctgcctttttccctcttttcccatTTGCTTCCCCTTATTGTTCCTTATATAGTGTATCTGCTCCTTACCCCTCCCCACTCACGGGGGTCTCACAGCCCTGGCTCCATCCCCCATCCaatcagccacactgctattttgtTGTCCCGCAGCCTGAGCTCCGAGAGACTGAGCCAGCTGACCTGGACCAACCGCGGACTTGTCACAAGtcttttattgtagtgtagacatagccacaaaatcaagatgcaggatttgttgtgtctgaaccatccaagacaggtgtCTGCTCAGCATCCTTTTGAAAACCTACAGTGAAGGAACTTCCAGGACCTCTCGAGGCATCTGTTCTATTGTCCTACTGTTCatacaattaggaagtttttcctgagatttaatctaaatctgctgtgctgtagtttgaacatATTGTCCCTTGTCTTGGCGTCTGTAGCAAGAGAGAACactttttctccatctttttatggcaacctttcaagtatttgaagacagcTATCACGTCTCCCCttactctcctcttttccaaactaaacatacagttccatcagcctttgctcatagagcttgcattccatccctttgatcatctttgtcacttgcctctggatcctttccagtttctccatatCCTTGCTGTACATttgtgaccaaaactggacagagtactcTAGTTGCGGCCTAGCAAGCACCAAGCAGAGCGTTACTATCACCTCCCATAATCTGCATGCTATGACTCtcttaatgcaacccaaaattgcatttgctttttttggaacagcatcacattgctgactcgtTTTGTGGCTGTGATCCACCACAGCTcctagatccttctcagcagtgcagACGCCAAGCCAGTTACACCGGGTCTGTATTTGGGCATTTGATGTTTTCGTCCCTAAGTGCAGCACCATacatttctctttgttaaatttcattttgttgtctagaGTCCAATTCTACAATTTACAAAGATCCGTCTGAATTTTAGCtttatcctccaaagtgtttgcaccCCTGCCCACCAGCTTTGTGTCCTATGCAAATTTGATCAGTGTAGTCTCTATTCCTGCCACATGGTCATTGGTAAAGATGGtaaacaacactggacccagaacagatccctgtggaaccccacttgagacctccctccaatctgacacaATTCCATTAATAGCTTCTTTTTGTTTACAGTTTTTTAACCAATTATCTACCCATTTAATGGTAGTTCCCACAAGACCAcctttctccagcttacttatgagaatatcatgtgagactgtgtcaaGAGCCAaaagttagatcctgagcatgtgaataagaaccagccagcccagctcctgaGCGAGAGAATGCTTAGTGCTATCTCAGAGCCCTGGCTTTCTCCATCAAATGTCCCATCTCtagccatggccatccctgatgcttcaaaggaaggaaactaaaaatataaaatcttcTCCCAGAATACATTGCAGGAAAAAGAtatcttcctgacccctgcaagTGGCTGGctaaaaccctgaagcatgagcttttaggaacataaaacATACATTGGAACTAAGCCGTACTGTATTGGTAAGTTTATTGGATGGAATGTCTCCATGCCCACATCCACTAACATGCCCCTTCACACAAGGACAgatcccttctctgccttcatcCCCATTATCTCATGCATCATACTGGGGTAAGAGAAGGCTCTAAACCCAGTGAAAGTATCAGGGTAGCTGAGATGACATCCCACCAGTCTCTTCACAGGTTTCCTACTCTAGGCTGGCTTGTTTGACTGGGGAAAAAGTCCACAAGTCAGTCCAGGACGCAGAAATCTAGTAGGAGGATACCATGATGTCTCTCATTCTCCTTTCACTCACCccattgtaaatcaggagttGCTCCACTGGGGTCAGTAGTGGTATTGAATCACTGTAAGTTagaggaaaatctggcccttatatGACACCCACCCATCTCTAGTGAGCCTTTGCACACTTGCGTAAATCTGGAGTAAGTGAGTGAGACACAGCTATTCTTGATTTTGGGGGTGTTCCAACACCCATTGATTTAGATGGACGGATGAGCTTTGGCTCCAACAGACACTGGACTGGGTCTTTACAGAGCAACTGAGCTCAGAATCCATCCCTCTGTGTTCTCCATTAGTTTGGCAGCTAATTAACTGTTAGCTCATCCTCTGATGATCCAATGGTGCTTTAGGGATGAGCACCCAAGGGTAAATTAGAAGAAAAAGTGTTATATGCTCCCCATTTCTGTCACTTCAAATTAGGTGCAGCAAGGTCTGTAATCATCTCTTAAGCCTCCTGTTTAATTAGCTCTGAAATTCAAAATCATGTGGATACATGGTTTTCCCCCCTAACCTTTCTGATTTGTTACTGATATTACATGTCTCTTGAAGAAATTCCTTGCTCTGAACTGTTTTTATAGGTGCATCTTTATGAAACAAAATATCTGCATCAAAATATCTGatctgttaaattttcaaaaaagtaagTATTCACTTGACAACATTTTCTAAAAACGTCATTTTTTTTATCGAGTGAAACAGCTATTGAATATAAGGGacagtttcctttttatttaaataggaaaTGTCGACTTTGCTCCACTTAAATTATGCCTGAATACTATAGTTCAAAGTGATGTCCATTGTTTCTCTCTGAAGTTCACCATTGAGAGAATGCAAGACTTTTTCCTCACCTTTCTGGTCAATTCCTGATGTTATTACATGCTTCTTGATGTTAAAACTCCTCATTTTctttgaattattattattattattgttatttaggTGCATCTTTGGGAGACAGACAACACTGCAGCAAGATAGCTGATCTGTTGAAATTGTGGAAAGTGTAAGTGTTCACTGAACCTCATTTCCTAGATGTCTTCTTCTTTGGTCCAATCCAATggccattgaagtaaatggacagTTTCCTTTTGATTTGAAAGGGAAATTTAGACTTTGTCTACAGTGGTATAATTAAAGCAGTTCAACTccaagtgtggatgcagttatagcaGTATAAATGTGCTTACACCATTATTGTACATATTGTATATATACCTGATATTGCcacacaggaaggggaataagatTTACTGGTATAAATCACCATTATTCTCGTATAGCTGCACTCATATTACAGGCTGTACAGCTATGACTGTATCAGTTAAAAAATAGACCTCTAATCAACATATTTATACTAGCCCTATAAttttgtgtagaccaggcttaaagAATATTGATTATTGGAGAGAATCAAAGAACTTCTAGAGAgacagaaggtgggtgaggtaatatcctttattgaaccaacttctcttggtgaaaagGACGTGCTTTCAAGCTTTACAGAattcttcctcaggtctggagaaggtaactAGAGTGTCCATGCtgaatacaaggtgggacagatagTTAAACATAAGGTGTTCACACAAGCTTTAAGAGACCACTTGAATCAAAGAGGGCAATTAATGGTTAACAGGCAGTGGGGTGTGCTACAAATTGTTGTAAAGAGCCATAAAGCCAGTGTGTCTGTTCAGCCCATGCCTTTTAGTGTGAAGCAGAGTGATGAATTTAGGTTCCTAGACTCAGCACCCCACGTGACATATCTTTCAATATCCATGAGGTATACTCCTctagtgcatcaaatgccccaataaAAACTGTGTGGGGGAAACCAGGTAATTGCTAGGCTCTTgcatgaactcacacaggaaaataataaaagacaaaaacaccacattgcccgtggatgaacacttttcacaaagggaTCACTCCATTTTCAACccatcagtcctcatcctcaaaggaaacctgcaaaacaCATGCAGAAGGTGTGCCTGGGTATTTAAATTAGCAACTCTGCTTTTTGATATTTCTAGTTCTGTTTAATCTAAACTGTGGTGCAATGTATGTTTTATCTCTCTGTAAAGACTTATGgcaactttttaaaagatatttagggacctaattttcaaaagcatctaggacAGGTGCTAGGCACcaaggtgctttttaaaaatcccactaggcacctaaatacttttaaaaaaaatgcctttaGTCAATGAAGGTTGCAATTTTTGAAGCAGTTTcagtgagttaggcacctaaatctcattGAGAGGTTCCTTTGACAGTCCCAAAGTAAACCAGGGTAATTAAAATGAGAATCAATCCCATGAAGCATTCCTGCATTCCTGATCATGATTTTATTCGcccttttctccccctttccAGAGTAAGTAGCTGAACTGTAGATGGTTGGATGTAACATTAGAAGATATGACAGAAAGATACTTAATGTGCTTTCCCATAAATTAGAAGTGTCTGAAAATGAAATCTCCAAATACAAAAGTTCCGAATCCCAACTTGTCACAAAGGACGTGATCCAGCACTCCATTATTGCAGTTTTGCACTGgggatttcaatggaattacagaGGTATACAGCTGAAGAGGTTCAGCACTCGGTCACATTGCTGTAGTATCTACACCTGTGAATAGTGTAGCTGCTATCAATGGGTTACTCCAGGGCAAACGTACTGTGAGAGAAAGAATCTGGACTTTAGGGAAAGATGTAGGATCAGATTCTAGCCACAGTCAAACCAGTGTAAACCTGGAGTAATTCCCCTGAAATTGGTAACATTCCTCCAGATTTACCTGATATACCTGAGGGCAGAGTTTATGCCTTAGAGAATTTAACCTATTTTGCAAGCAGATAACTATGTTCTTGAGTAGATTTGTTATTCAGAATTATTCTTCATATAATTGCTACCCGTCATTCAGAGCACATGAATCTGCTCTTATTTACACTGCTATAAATCAggaatagcttcactgaagtcactgaagtgAATGACATCACCACTGTTGTGGATAAAAGCCTGATTCTAGTCTTAGATGGAATTAAGTTCGCAGCAATCTGTCTATCTAGGTACTCATTTTAAAGAATCAGATGTGTTGATTGGTTTTGATTGGACAGAGTGATATCCATTCTTTCCATTACCTGCTGAAAGAGTGTAATGCtttaaatctatctatctatctatctatctatctatctatctatctatctatctatctatctatctatctatctatctatctctatgCATGCCTCTCaccccccttctttctctctctctctctgttgttagatgtttggctgtgtgttgtgtgtttttttttatgctgccccagctctgtgcagacaacCGGCACAGCAGATGTTGAGCGAACTGCCCagtgaccacaagatccattaaggtaCGAAAgcaccaggccaggtttattgttacCAAAGCATGgcaatagcacctggcagactgtACGAGGATACTAAGACGTATGCCagtgacaatggacacagctcagtgaatggagggactttccattcccccctcgGCTAGACAAAACAATCAggttagttactgccccctgaccTGGTTAGTTATTACTCATCACCTTACACATGTGGGTTCAATTAAAACATTTGTATTACATACTGTATTCCTGACTTtgtcttttaggaggggtcagtgtgttcctgttatccttggggaatgtttctGTACAATCCTTGATATCAGAATGTTCTCGTACCACTTAATATTGGAATGCGTTTGCATAAGTActctgtgcttagcacttcttagAAATacgtatttctgcaatatcagatctgttcttgccaaattctgtaAGCAGGTCCTGTCTCATACCAGCCtctaatacaagggcttatgtctcaggctctcttcctactactaCTACCAttactactctctctctctccaccccacctTCCTGCCACTTTAATTAATGATGTGTTTAATTCGAATAAGCCATTGTGTATTTTCTTTGTATTAACCCCACAGATCTGACTATGTAGCTATGGAGGAGTGGAACACAACACTAGTAACCCACTTCATCATCCTAGGCTTCCCAAGCCTCCAGAAGCTGCAGCTCTTGCTCTTTTTTGTGGGCTTGATCATTTACCTCATGACCTTGTCTGGACATATTGTCATCATCACGATAGTACATCTTGACCTCCAtctccacacccccatgtacttcttcctcagCAACTTCTCCTTCCTGGAGATCTGGTACATCTCCAACATTGTTCCCAAAATGCTGCGGGTCTTCCTGGCCACAGACAGGTCCATCTCATATGCCGGCTGCATCACCCAGCTGTACTTTCTCATCACCTTGGGTACTGCCGAGTGCTTCATCCTGGCCATCATGGCCTATGATCGCTACTTAGCCATCTGCAACCCACTGTGCTACCCAAGCCTCATGAACAACAGGGTTTGTGTTCGGCTGGCCATATGCTCTTGGGTAGGTGCTTTTGTTGTCAATGTTCCACCTCTGGTCTCCCTCTGCAAGCTGCCATTCTGTGGGCCTAACGAGATCAACCATTTTTTCTGTGATGCCCAACCCTTGCTGAAACTCTCCTGCAGGGACCCCCTTGAGGCCGAGACAGTCAATTTCATTGTGGCCACCAGCATCATTGTCAGCTCCTTCCTCCTGATCGTGGTCTCGTACATTCTCATCATTGTGACGATCCTGAAGATCCCTTCAAACCTGGGGAAATGGAAAGCTTTCTCCACCTGTGGCTCCCATTTGGCCGTGGTGGCCATCTTCTATGGCACCCTGATGTTCATGTATGTGCGGCCAACCTCCAGATACTCCAACGACTCAGTGAACTTCAACAAGCTGGTGTCCATGTTCTACACGGTGGTGACGCCCATGCTCAACCCCGTTATATACTGCTTGAGGAACAAGGAGGTTAAAGAAGCTCTGAGGAAAGCAGTGATGAGAAGGTGTGTGCTGCTGCCCAAGGCTGGGAGCATTTCTAATGGAGGCTAGTAATAGAGGGGAAGGTGAAGCTGAGTATGGCAGGGAGTACATGTGTGTGTGATGTTAAATACGTATTCCTCTAAGTCAATATGTTTCGTTCCTTTTAATTTAACTAATTTTActatgtgctctctctctctctctcatatgcaggaagccagactagatgatcataatgattaTCTGGCATTAAAaaatctatctgtctatctatctatctatctatcaccaAGCAaacatcccccccacacacacacacactgactttCTAACCTGTTTTCTATAGTGTCCAAGGGACAtatctttaaaggtatttagg
The window above is part of the Chelonoidis abingdonii isolate Lonesome George chromosome 14, CheloAbing_2.0, whole genome shotgun sequence genome. Proteins encoded here:
- the LOC116820454 gene encoding olfactory receptor 6P1-like produces the protein MEEWNTTLVTHFIILGFPSLQKLQLLLFFVGLIIYLMTLSGHIVIITIVHLDLHLHTPMYFFLSNFSFLEIWYISNIVPKMLRVFLATDRSISYAGCITQLYFLITLGTAECFILAIMAYDRYLAICNPLCYPSLMNNRVCVRLAICSWVGAFVVNVPPLVSLCKLPFCGPNEINHFFCDAQPLLKLSCRDPLEAETVNFIVATSIIVSSFLLIVVSYILIIVTILKIPSNLGKWKAFSTCGSHLAVVAIFYGTLMFMYVRPTSRYSNDSVNFNKLVSMFYTVVTPMLNPVIYCLRNKEVKEALRKAVMRRCVLLPKAGSISNGG